A DNA window from Xiphias gladius isolate SHS-SW01 ecotype Sanya breed wild chromosome 3, ASM1685928v1, whole genome shotgun sequence contains the following coding sequences:
- the si:ch73-141c7.1 gene encoding coenzyme Q-binding protein COQ10 homolog, mitochondrial has protein sequence MSNKTTPLLVRALLEMSEAHSSKVVRGNAKRANFRHLGSCGALAARRASLPLCPANAVSTPSRSFISLAVPVSARRTEYTECRTSRYTPEQMYNVVASVDQYQHFVPWCKKSRVMRGRNGVVRAELEIGFPPIVERYTSEVTVVPNHQVRAVCTDGSLFSHLETIWKFAPGAKDLPDSCKVDFYVSFEFKSLLHSQLANVFFDEVVKQMVSAFESRAAMLYRNQQEVSLRRRSA, from the exons ATGAGCAACAAAACGACACCTCTCCTCGTCAGGGCGCTGCTGGAGATGTCCGAGGCCCACTCTTCAAAAGTCGTGCGAGGGAACGCCAAACGAGCGAATTTCAG ACACTTGGGCTCCTGCGGGGCCCTGGCAGCGAGGAGGGCCAGCCTGCCTCTCTGCCCCGCCAACGCCGTCAGCACACCCAGCCGCAGCTTCATCAGCCTGGCTGTTCCCGTCAGCGCCCGCAGGACGGAGTACACCGAGTGCCGGACGTCAAG GTATACTCCAGAGCAGATGTACAATGTGGTGGCCAGTGTAGACCAGTACCAGCACTTTGTCCCCTGGTGCAAGAAGTCTCGGGTCATGAGGGGGCGCAATGGTGTCGTCCGGGCGGAGCTCGAAATAGGTTTTCCCCCCATTGTGGAGCGCTACACCTCTGAGGTCACGGTCGTCCCAAACCACCAAGTCAGA GCTGTGTGCACTGATGGATCCCTCTTCAGCCATCTTGAAACGATATGGAAGTTTGCCCCTGGAGCCAAAGACCTACCAGACTCCTGCAAAGTGGATTTCTAT GTGTCATTTGAGTTCAAGTCTCTTCTGCACTCTCAGCTGGCCAACGTGTTCTTTGACGAAGTGGTTAAGCAGATGGTCAGTGCCTTCGAGTCACGGGCAGCAATGCTTTACAGGAACCAGCAGGAGGTGTCATTGAGGAGGCGATCCGCATGA
- the hsd17b1 gene encoding estradiol 17-beta-dehydrogenase 1: protein MKKLRSIFTCLHSSVWLISKVSSSLCSSCSLSKQNVGVPGSMDKKVVLITGCSSGIGLSLAVQLASYPGKTFKVYATMRNLAKKERLLESVKGLHKDTLDILQMDVTNRHSILDARDRVAEKRVDILVCNAGVGLMGPLELQSLDSMRQILEVNLLGTIQTIQAFLPEMKAQGQGRILVTGSTGGLHGLPFNEVYCASKFAIEGACESLAVLLQHFNIHVSLIECGPVNTDFLVNLQKVELGDTSLQQVDTHTLSLYEKYLQHCGSIFQNAAQDTEDIVKVFLDAIQSPSPAFRYFTSGVAPPLTQLKITEPDGSQCIRAMSETIFSAEEQ from the exons atgaaaaaactgAGAAGCATTTTCACATGCCTCCATTCTAGTGTCTGGCTCATTTCAAAGGTGTCTTCCTCACTTTGCTCCAGCTGCTCTCTATCCAAGCAGAACGTTGGTGTGCCGGGCTCCATGGACAAGAAGGTGGTGCTGATCACAGGCTGCTCCTCGGGGATCGGCCTCAGCCTGGCTGTTCAGCTAGCCTCTTACCCCGGCAAAACATTCAAAG TCTATGCCACAATGCGGAACCTGGCCAAGAAGGAGCGTCTTTTAGAGTCTGTGAAAGGCCTCCACAAAGACACCTTGGACATTCTCCAAATGGACGTGACGAACCGGCATTCCATACTGGATGCGAGGGACAGGGTTGCGGAGAAACGAGTGGACATTCTGG TGTGCAATGCTGGTGTGGGCTTGATGGGGCCGCTGGAGCTGCAGTCCTTGGACTCGATGAGGCAGATTCTGGAGGTCAACCTCTTAGGTACCATCCAGACCATCCAGGCCTTCCTACCGGAGATGAAGGCTCAGGGCCAGGGTCGCATTCTGGTCACCGGCAGCACTGGAGGGCTTCACG GTCTCCCTTTTAATGAGGTGTACTGTGCCAGCAAATTCGCAATAGAGGGAGCATGTGAGAGTTTGGCTGTCCTCCTGCAACACTTCAATATCCA TGTGAGTCTCATTGAGTGCGGTCCAGTCAACACGGACTTCCTGGTCAACCTGCAGAAGGTGGAGCTTGGGGACACGTCTCTCCAGCAGGTCGATACCCACACACTGAGTCTCTATGAAAAATATCTGCAGCACTGTGGCTCCATTTTCCAAAACGCAGCACAGGACACTGAGGACATTGTAAAG GTATTTCTAGATGCCATCCAGTCACCCAGCCCTGCATTCAGATACTTCACCAGCGGTGTCGCTCCACCTTTGACCCAACTGAAGATCACAGAGCCAGATGGCTCGCAGTGCATCCGTGCAATGAGTGAAACTATTTTCTCAGCTGAGGAACAATAA